A single Thiohalobacter thiocyanaticus DNA region contains:
- the murB gene encoding UDP-N-acetylmuramate dehydrogenase: MAASTHKPEPRGVLRLDEPMARHTTWRVGGPARVWYQPADLEDLAAFLAALAEGEEIVWVGLGSNLLVRDGGIPGVVIAPFSGLNRMELQGDGQVRAEAGVSCAKLARFCGRNGLAGGEFLAGIPGTVGGALAMNAGAFGGETWERVVAVETIDRHGRIRRREAGEYRVGYRTVQGPAGEWFVAAHMRFPPGETAAAQENVRQLLARRGETQPTSQPSCGSVFRNPPNDHAARLIEACGLKGYCIGGACVSDKHANFIINAGAATAAEIERLIGHVQRRVAEQTGVELQTEVRIIGIAATEDGA, encoded by the coding sequence GCGCGGGTCTGGTACCAGCCGGCCGATCTCGAGGATCTGGCGGCCTTCCTGGCCGCGCTGGCGGAGGGCGAGGAGATTGTCTGGGTCGGGCTCGGCAGTAACCTGCTGGTTCGCGACGGCGGCATTCCGGGCGTGGTGATCGCACCCTTCAGCGGCCTGAACCGGATGGAGTTGCAGGGCGACGGGCAGGTGCGGGCCGAGGCCGGTGTGAGCTGCGCCAAGCTGGCCCGCTTCTGCGGCCGCAACGGCCTGGCGGGCGGCGAGTTCCTGGCCGGGATCCCCGGCACTGTGGGCGGGGCGCTGGCAATGAATGCCGGGGCCTTCGGCGGCGAGACCTGGGAGCGGGTGGTGGCGGTGGAGACCATCGACCGTCACGGCCGGATCCGGCGACGCGAAGCCGGCGAATACAGGGTGGGCTATCGCACGGTGCAGGGTCCGGCGGGTGAGTGGTTCGTTGCCGCCCATATGCGTTTTCCGCCGGGCGAGACCGCCGCCGCACAGGAGAATGTCAGGCAGCTGCTGGCCCGGCGCGGCGAGACCCAGCCGACCAGCCAGCCCAGCTGCGGCTCGGTATTCCGCAATCCGCCGAACGATCACGCGGCACGCCTGATCGAGGCCTGCGGCCTGAAGGGATACTGCATCGGCGGTGCCTGCGTGTCGGACAAGCACGCCAATTTCATCATCAATGCCGGCGCTGCCACAGCGGCCGAGATCGAGCGGCTGATCGGCCATGTGCAGCGTCGGGTGGCGGAACAGACGGGGGTCGAACTGCAGACCGAGGTGCGCATCATCGGCATCGCAGCGACGGAGGATGGTGCATGA
- a CDS encoding D-alanine--D-alanine ligase — translation MNATQTTVDPVAFGKVAVLLGGSSAEREISLRSGRAVHAALIGAGVDAHPLDPAEPGVLRRLETEGFDRAFIALHGRGGEDGVMQGALQTLGLPYTGSGVLGSALGMDKIRTKRIWQSAGIPTPEFAVVNDESGLQQAQEQLRFPVIVKPAHEGSSLGMSRVETPADLPAAWREAAQFDCDVLVERWIEGDEYTAALLGREALPLIRLETPHSFYDYAAKYSANDTRYLCPCGLPAAQEAELQAQSRAAFAAVAASGWGRVDLMLDEQRRPWFIEVNTVPGMTDHSLVPMAAREAGIDFTRLVLRILQTSEDAKS, via the coding sequence ATGAATGCCACGCAGACCACAGTCGACCCGGTCGCCTTCGGCAAGGTGGCGGTGTTGCTGGGCGGCAGTTCGGCCGAGCGCGAGATATCGCTCAGGAGCGGCCGCGCCGTACATGCCGCCCTGATCGGGGCGGGGGTCGATGCCCACCCACTCGATCCGGCCGAACCGGGTGTGCTGCGGCGACTGGAAACGGAAGGCTTCGATCGCGCCTTCATCGCCCTGCACGGGCGCGGCGGCGAGGACGGCGTGATGCAGGGCGCGCTGCAGACCCTCGGGCTGCCCTATACCGGCAGTGGCGTGTTGGGTTCGGCCCTGGGCATGGACAAGATCCGCACCAAGCGGATCTGGCAGTCGGCCGGCATCCCGACGCCGGAGTTCGCGGTGGTCAATGACGAATCCGGCCTGCAGCAGGCGCAGGAACAGTTGAGGTTTCCGGTCATCGTCAAGCCGGCGCACGAAGGCTCCAGTCTGGGCATGAGCCGGGTCGAGACACCGGCGGATCTGCCCGCGGCCTGGCGTGAGGCCGCGCAGTTCGATTGCGATGTGCTGGTCGAGCGCTGGATCGAGGGCGACGAATACACGGCCGCGCTGCTGGGCAGGGAAGCGCTGCCCCTGATCAGACTGGAGACGCCGCACAGCTTCTATGACTATGCCGCCAAGTACAGCGCCAATGACACCCGCTACCTGTGCCCCTGCGGTCTGCCCGCAGCGCAGGAGGCCGAACTTCAGGCGCAGTCCCGCGCCGCCTTCGCCGCAGTTGCGGCCAGTGGCTGGGGCCGGGTGGACCTGATGCTGGATGAGCAGAGGCGGCCCTGGTTCATCGAGGTCAACACCGTGCCCGGCATGACGGATCACAGCCTGGTACCGATGGCGGCGCGAGAGGCCGGTATCGATTTCACCCGGTTGGTGCTGCGGATACTGCAGACCAGCGAGGACGCGAAGTCATGA